A stretch of the Bacillus anthracis str. Vollum genome encodes the following:
- a CDS encoding ABC transporter ATP-binding protein: protein MTKQREKLIEVKNVKQHFDVSGGVVKAVNDISFDIYRGETFGLVGESGCGKSTTGRTIIRLYDATAGEVLFDGENVHGKKSRAELKKFNRKMQMIFQDPYASLNPRMTVGDIIAEGIDIHGLAKNKKERMDRVHELLNTVGLNKEHANRFPHEFSGGQRQRIGIARALAVEPEFIIADEPISALDVSIQAQVVNLLKKLQKEKGLTYLFIAHDLSMVKYISDRIGVMYRGQIVELTTSDELYANPIHPYTKSLLSAIPLPDPDYERNRKRIVYDPSQHNYGSEEPTMREIRPGHFVLCSEAEYKKYKEIYQ from the coding sequence ATGACTAAACAACGTGAGAAATTAATTGAAGTAAAAAATGTAAAGCAACACTTCGACGTGAGTGGTGGTGTTGTCAAAGCGGTTAACGATATTTCATTTGATATTTACCGCGGAGAAACATTTGGTCTTGTAGGAGAATCGGGTTGTGGTAAATCAACAACTGGAAGAACGATTATTCGTTTATATGATGCAACTGCTGGTGAAGTGTTGTTCGACGGTGAAAATGTACATGGTAAAAAATCACGCGCAGAACTGAAGAAATTCAATCGTAAAATGCAAATGATTTTCCAAGATCCATATGCATCATTAAACCCTCGTATGACAGTAGGGGATATTATTGCAGAAGGTATCGATATTCACGGACTAGCAAAAAACAAAAAAGAGCGTATGGACCGTGTTCATGAATTATTAAACACAGTTGGCTTAAATAAAGAGCACGCAAACCGTTTCCCGCATGAATTCTCAGGTGGACAACGTCAGCGTATCGGTATCGCTCGTGCACTTGCTGTAGAACCTGAATTTATCATTGCCGATGAGCCAATCTCAGCACTTGACGTATCAATTCAGGCGCAAGTTGTAAACTTACTGAAAAAGTTACAAAAAGAAAAAGGTTTAACATACTTATTCATTGCCCATGATTTATCAATGGTAAAATACATTAGTGACCGCATTGGTGTAATGTACCGTGGTCAAATCGTTGAATTAACAACAAGTGATGAGTTATATGCGAATCCAATTCATCCATATACTAAATCACTATTATCAGCGATTCCACTTCCAGATCCAGATTATGAGCGTAATCGTAAACGTATCGTATACGATCCATCTCAGCATAATTATGGTAGTGAAGAACCGACAATGCGTGAAATTCGCCCAGGACATTTTGTACTATGTTCTGAAGCGGAGTATAAGAAATATAAAGAGATTTATCAATAA
- a CDS encoding MATE family efflux transporter, with protein MLRYTLLKIDIGKEGTDMTAIQAKNGPTEKLSLFLLTWPIFLEVFLFMLMGIADTFMLSALSDDAVSGVGAANQYLHIAILVLEVIGNGAAIVVSQYLGSKRFMEASKISALAVTLNLVVGLVISAGFLLFSKHMMMAMNLQGDVLMYAQSYLSIVGGAIFLQAIINSLAAIIRVHGFTKQAMFISLGMNIIHIAGNYVLIFGKFGFPELGVQGAAISSAVSRLIALIVFFWLLYRVMEYRVKLQYYFTLSKEYIGKILKIGIPSAFEQVMYQACQIVFLYYATYLGTESLAARQYATNISMFTYLFAIAIGMGTAIIIGRLVGGGEKDEAYERVWKSVKWAIGVTLCMVALVITFRTQLMGLFTDNPHIIALGASVLLLSVLLETGRTMNIVIINSLRAAGDAKYPVLIGAFSMVLMSLPLGYFFAFHLDMGLVGIWLAIAIDEWTRAIIMFFRWKSRAWERYALVKPEEQEEIVSVQAQ; from the coding sequence ATGTTACGATACACCTTGCTAAAAATAGATATCGGTAAAGAGGGGACGGACATGACAGCAATTCAGGCAAAAAACGGGCCTACTGAGAAATTAAGTTTATTCCTATTAACATGGCCTATTTTTCTAGAAGTTTTTCTATTTATGTTAATGGGGATCGCTGATACTTTCATGTTAAGTGCATTATCAGACGATGCTGTATCTGGGGTTGGTGCAGCGAATCAATATCTCCATATCGCTATTTTGGTACTAGAAGTGATCGGGAACGGCGCTGCTATCGTCGTATCTCAATACCTCGGTTCCAAACGTTTTATGGAAGCATCAAAAATATCAGCTTTAGCCGTCACATTAAATTTAGTGGTCGGACTCGTTATAAGCGCTGGTTTTCTTTTATTCTCAAAACATATGATGATGGCAATGAACTTACAAGGCGATGTACTTATGTATGCACAAAGCTATTTATCTATCGTCGGGGGAGCTATTTTCCTTCAAGCTATTATTAATTCATTAGCCGCAATTATCCGTGTACATGGCTTCACAAAGCAAGCGATGTTTATTTCACTTGGAATGAACATTATTCATATCGCTGGAAACTACGTACTCATTTTCGGGAAATTTGGTTTCCCAGAACTCGGTGTACAAGGGGCTGCCATTTCTTCTGCTGTCAGCAGGCTAATCGCGCTTATCGTTTTCTTCTGGTTACTGTACCGCGTTATGGAGTACCGTGTGAAATTACAATACTACTTCACCTTATCAAAAGAATATATCGGAAAAATTTTAAAAATCGGGATTCCATCTGCATTTGAGCAGGTTATGTATCAAGCTTGCCAAATTGTCTTCTTATACTATGCAACATATTTAGGAACGGAATCGTTAGCGGCTAGACAATACGCTACGAACATTTCTATGTTCACTTATTTATTCGCTATTGCAATCGGTATGGGAACTGCAATTATTATCGGACGCCTCGTTGGCGGTGGTGAAAAAGATGAAGCGTATGAACGCGTATGGAAAAGTGTAAAGTGGGCGATTGGTGTCACTTTATGTATGGTTGCTCTCGTTATTACATTCCGCACACAATTAATGGGACTATTTACAGATAATCCGCACATTATTGCGTTAGGTGCAAGCGTCCTTTTACTAAGTGTACTACTTGAAACAGGGCGTACGATGAACATCGTCATCATCAATTCACTTCGCGCAGCTGGTGATGCAAAGTACCCAGTTTTAATCGGCGCATTCTCTATGGTGTTAATGAGTTTACCACTCGGTTATTTTTTCGCCTTCCATTTAGATATGGGACTCGTTGGTATTTGGCTAGCAATTGCTATTGATGAATGGACGCGCGCCATTATTATGTTCTTCCGCTGGAAAAGTAGAGCGTGGGAGCGTTATGCACTTGTTAAACCTGAAGAACAAGAGGAGATTGTTTCTGTGCAGGCGCAATAA
- a CDS encoding peptide ABC transporter substrate-binding protein: MKKKIPVFVVSTVAMSMMLGACSYQKDEPQANAKGDSGKSGAKQVINLTEVSEIPTMDTTLASDAASSKVMNNTMEGLYRLGKGDKLVPGVAKSHTKSEDGKKYTFKLREDAKWSNGDPVTAKDFVYAWQRAVNPDTAAKSGYIMLDVKNAEKINKRELSPDQLGVKAIDDYTFEVELDNPVPYFLDLTVYPLFFPLNEKYMKEQGEKFGLEANTTLYNGPFVLNEWKHEQSFQLKKNPSYWDQKEVKLEEVNFNVVKDTGAAVNLYNTSAIDRVGLSAELVDKYKGQQDFKTINDPTVFFLRFNQKNPALANKNIRKAISSAYDRDGIGEVILNNGSKGAYGLVPSDFVKGPDKQDFRKENGKLSKVDVKEAKKFWEAGKKELGKDKIEIEFLNFDNEESKKIGEYVKGELEKNLPGLTVTIKMQPFAQKLKLEDSGQFDISFTGWGPDFPDAITFLDMFITDGSQNKMGYSNAEYDSLIKKAKQEGSDVKGRWNDLLKAEKILFEDAAIAPVFQRGRSILERETIKDVYIHKYGGELSFKWASVEK; the protein is encoded by the coding sequence ATGAAAAAAAAGATTCCAGTTTTTGTAGTATCAACAGTAGCAATGAGCATGATGTTAGGGGCATGTAGCTACCAAAAAGATGAGCCGCAAGCGAACGCAAAAGGGGATAGCGGGAAAAGCGGTGCGAAGCAAGTTATTAATCTAACGGAAGTGTCTGAAATTCCGACAATGGATACGACACTTGCCTCGGATGCTGCTTCTTCAAAAGTTATGAATAATACAATGGAAGGGCTATATCGACTTGGGAAAGGCGATAAGTTAGTTCCAGGTGTAGCGAAATCTCATACGAAATCTGAAGATGGTAAAAAATATACATTTAAATTGCGTGAAGACGCTAAATGGTCGAATGGTGATCCTGTAACAGCAAAAGATTTTGTATATGCATGGCAAAGAGCTGTTAACCCTGATACGGCAGCGAAATCAGGATATATTATGCTTGATGTGAAAAATGCAGAGAAAATTAATAAAAGGGAGCTATCACCGGATCAATTAGGTGTAAAAGCGATAGATGATTATACATTTGAAGTTGAATTGGATAATCCAGTTCCATATTTTCTTGATTTAACGGTGTACCCACTATTTTTCCCATTAAATGAGAAGTATATGAAAGAACAGGGAGAAAAATTTGGTTTAGAAGCAAATACAACTTTGTATAACGGTCCATTTGTATTAAATGAATGGAAACATGAACAAAGTTTCCAATTAAAGAAAAATCCAAGCTATTGGGATCAAAAAGAAGTAAAATTAGAAGAAGTTAATTTTAATGTTGTAAAAGATACAGGAGCAGCTGTTAATTTGTATAATACGAGTGCGATTGACAGAGTCGGTTTATCAGCTGAGTTAGTTGATAAGTATAAAGGACAACAAGACTTTAAAACAATTAATGATCCAACTGTATTCTTCTTACGTTTTAATCAAAAAAATCCAGCTTTAGCTAACAAAAATATTCGTAAGGCTATTTCTAGTGCATACGATCGAGATGGTATTGGTGAGGTTATTTTAAACAACGGTTCTAAGGGAGCTTACGGTTTAGTACCATCTGATTTTGTTAAGGGACCAGATAAGCAAGATTTCAGAAAAGAAAATGGGAAACTTTCAAAAGTCGATGTGAAGGAAGCTAAAAAATTCTGGGAAGCTGGAAAGAAAGAATTAGGTAAAGATAAAATAGAAATAGAATTTTTAAACTTTGATAATGAAGAATCTAAGAAAATTGGTGAGTATGTAAAGGGAGAATTAGAAAAGAATTTACCAGGTCTAACAGTAACAATTAAGATGCAACCATTTGCACAAAAATTAAAACTTGAAGATAGTGGACAGTTTGATATTTCATTTACTGGATGGGGACCTGATTTCCCTGATGCAATCACATTCCTTGATATGTTTATAACAGATGGTTCACAAAATAAAATGGGTTATTCTAATGCTGAGTATGATAGCCTTATTAAAAAGGCAAAGCAAGAAGGTTCAGATGTAAAAGGACGTTGGAATGACCTGTTAAAAGCGGAAAAAATCTTATTTGAGGATGCAGCAATTGCACCAGTATTCCAACGTGGTAGATCTATATTAGAAAGAGAAACAATTAAAGATGTATATATCCACAAATATGGCGGCGAATTAAGCTTTAAGTGGGCATCTGTAGAAAAATAA
- the spx gene encoding transcriptional regulator Spx, whose translation MVTLYSSPSCTSCRKAKLWLEENHIPYTERNIFSDPLTIEEIKEILRMTESGTDEIISTRSKVFQELNVNLESLPLQDLYKMIRDYPGILRRPIMIDEKRLQVGYNEDEIRRFLPRTVRTFQLREAQRLVN comes from the coding sequence ATGGTAACATTATATAGTTCTCCAAGCTGTACGTCTTGTAGAAAGGCGAAATTATGGCTAGAGGAAAATCATATTCCTTATACAGAACGTAATATTTTCTCAGATCCATTAACGATTGAGGAAATTAAAGAGATTTTACGTATGACAGAAAGCGGAACGGATGAGATTATTTCTACTCGTTCAAAAGTTTTCCAAGAATTAAATGTAAACTTAGAGTCTTTACCACTTCAAGATTTATATAAGATGATTCGTGACTATCCAGGGATTTTACGTCGTCCAATTATGATTGACGAGAAACGCCTTCAAGTAGGTTACAATGAAGACGAAATCCGCCGTTTCTTACCACGTACAGTAAGAACGTTCCAATTGCGTGAAGCACAGCGTCTTGTAAATTAA
- a CDS encoding TerC family protein — translation MDLEFLTSVLMIVGIDVVLGGDNAIVIALASRNLPESKRNKAILIGTLLAIVLRIILTILAVYLLDIPFLQLIGGVLLTLIAVNLLTDNSNDLSSIQGKTTLFQAVRTIVFADLVMGFDNVIAIAGAAHGRFSLVIIGLLISIPIIIWGSKLILMLMERFPFLIYCGAAILAYTAGKMVTHEDRLATFFHNNPSFTAGIPYLFIFTILCIGFIVQQVRLRNVKH, via the coding sequence ATGGACTTAGAGTTTTTAACATCTGTACTAATGATTGTCGGTATCGATGTTGTATTAGGTGGTGACAACGCAATTGTTATCGCACTAGCTAGCCGAAATTTACCTGAATCAAAACGAAATAAAGCCATTTTGATCGGCACTCTTTTAGCAATCGTACTAAGAATTATCCTTACTATACTAGCTGTCTATTTACTCGACATTCCATTTCTGCAACTTATTGGGGGCGTTTTACTTACATTGATTGCAGTAAATTTACTAACTGATAATAGCAATGATCTTTCTTCTATTCAAGGAAAAACAACTTTATTTCAAGCTGTGCGTACAATTGTATTTGCGGACCTTGTTATGGGATTTGACAACGTTATTGCCATTGCAGGGGCAGCTCACGGAAGATTTTCACTCGTAATAATCGGCTTGCTCATTTCTATCCCGATTATTATTTGGGGCAGCAAACTCATTTTAATGCTTATGGAACGCTTTCCATTCCTCATTTATTGCGGGGCAGCAATTCTCGCTTATACAGCAGGCAAAATGGTCACACATGAAGACAGACTTGCAACCTTTTTTCATAACAATCCAAGTTTCACTGCAGGCATTCCCTATTTGTTCATTTTCACTATTTTATGCATCGGCTTTATCGTACAACAAGTTCGATTACGCAATGTGAAGCATTAA
- the mecA gene encoding adaptor protein MecA, whose product MDIERINDHTMKFFITYIDIEDRGFNREEIWYDRERSEELFWEMMDEARDHDDFFIDGPLWIQVQAVDKGIEVLVTKAELSKDGQKLELPIGVDKIIDIPLDEGIESLFQQELVEEVEEQAGTNFNEDGTFGFLIKFNDFEDVISLSHRLIFEDIKDELYSFEDRYYVYVEFDEVLHDEEEIDRILSIVLEYGEESTLTIHRVSEYGKQIVKEHALETIRNNFPAKT is encoded by the coding sequence TTGGATATTGAAAGAATTAATGATCATACGATGAAGTTTTTTATTACGTACATTGATATAGAGGACAGAGGCTTTAATCGTGAGGAAATTTGGTATGACCGCGAAAGAAGCGAAGAGCTCTTTTGGGAAATGATGGACGAAGCTCGTGATCATGACGATTTCTTTATTGATGGGCCGTTATGGATTCAAGTGCAAGCAGTCGATAAAGGGATTGAAGTACTTGTAACGAAAGCAGAACTTTCAAAGGATGGACAAAAGCTAGAACTACCAATAGGTGTAGATAAAATTATAGACATTCCTCTAGATGAAGGCATTGAATCATTATTCCAGCAAGAATTAGTGGAAGAGGTAGAAGAACAAGCAGGAACAAACTTTAACGAAGATGGTACGTTTGGCTTTTTAATTAAGTTTAATGATTTTGAAGATGTCATTTCATTAAGTCATCGTCTTATCTTTGAAGATATAAAAGATGAGCTGTATTCATTTGAGGACCGCTATTATGTATATGTGGAATTCGATGAAGTGCTACATGATGAGGAAGAAATTGATCGCATTTTAAGTATTGTTTTAGAATACGGAGAAGAATCAACTTTAACAATTCATCGTGTAAGTGAGTATGGGAAACAAATTGTGAAAGAGCATGCGCTTGAAACAATTCGCAATAATTTTCCTGCTAAAACGTAG
- a CDS encoding cardiolipin synthase, translating to MKNTLKLIFFVLLLFALFVSLRMFIDVAFYSDVIGIKDVSILGIISILFTVSAFLIGCVIFLENRHPSKTLTWLIVLGIFPVFGFFAYLLFGQNFRRKRMFQKKALLDEQAFLQYKGHEDYEERILRNHKHQELLFRLADRLGALNISFQTETRTLTNGDETFQAILDGLKRAKHHIHMEYYIVRDDKLGTEIKDILIQKSKEGVVVRFLYDAVGSFKLSKSYIEELNDAGVEMIPFFPVRFPILNDKINYRNHRKIVIIDGNEGFVGGLNIGDEYLGKDKYFGFWRDTHLYLRGEAVQSLQLIFLQDWFYMTGEAVLAPEYLQAKAVEGEHWGGVQLVAGGPDNKWETIKHLYFAMIASARKSIWIATPYFIPDDDILSALKVAALAGIDVRLLMPSKPDKRTVFYASRSYFPELLDAGVKIYEYEKGFLHSKVVIVDSDLASIGTANMDMRSFHLNFEVNAFLYDTDSIRKLVQDFKDDLEESSEIHVDRFHKRRLHRRIVESTYRLLSPLL from the coding sequence ATGAAAAATACGTTAAAGTTGATTTTCTTTGTTTTACTATTGTTCGCATTATTTGTTTCATTACGTATGTTTATTGATGTGGCATTTTATTCGGATGTAATTGGGATAAAAGATGTTTCAATTTTAGGTATTATTAGTATTTTATTTACGGTATCTGCATTTTTAATTGGCTGCGTTATTTTCTTAGAGAACCGTCATCCGTCAAAAACACTTACATGGCTCATTGTGTTAGGTATTTTTCCGGTATTTGGATTCTTCGCTTATTTATTATTCGGACAAAACTTTCGTAGGAAGAGAATGTTCCAAAAGAAGGCGTTGCTCGATGAACAAGCGTTTTTACAATATAAGGGGCATGAAGATTACGAAGAACGGATTTTGCGCAATCATAAGCATCAAGAGCTGTTATTTCGTTTAGCGGATCGCTTAGGCGCTTTAAATATTTCATTTCAAACTGAAACGAGAACATTAACAAATGGAGATGAAACGTTTCAGGCCATTTTAGATGGATTAAAACGAGCGAAACATCACATTCATATGGAATATTACATTGTGCGTGATGATAAGCTTGGAACAGAAATTAAAGATATTTTAATACAAAAATCAAAAGAGGGCGTAGTCGTTCGTTTTTTATATGATGCGGTGGGAAGTTTTAAATTATCAAAATCGTATATTGAAGAATTAAACGATGCAGGTGTCGAAATGATTCCGTTCTTCCCTGTGCGCTTTCCGATTTTAAACGATAAGATTAATTATCGAAACCACCGAAAAATCGTTATTATTGATGGAAATGAAGGGTTTGTAGGTGGATTAAATATTGGTGATGAATATTTAGGGAAGGATAAGTACTTCGGCTTTTGGCGAGACACACATTTATATTTGCGTGGTGAAGCTGTACAAAGTTTGCAACTTATTTTCCTTCAAGATTGGTTTTATATGACTGGTGAGGCTGTGCTAGCCCCTGAATATTTACAAGCGAAAGCAGTTGAGGGAGAGCATTGGGGAGGCGTGCAGCTCGTTGCAGGTGGGCCGGATAATAAATGGGAAACAATCAAACATTTATATTTTGCTATGATTGCTTCTGCGCGGAAATCCATTTGGATTGCAACGCCGTATTTCATTCCGGATGATGATATTTTATCCGCATTAAAGGTAGCTGCGCTTGCTGGTATCGATGTTCGTTTGTTAATGCCGAGTAAGCCTGATAAGCGCACTGTCTTTTACGCATCGAGATCGTATTTCCCAGAGCTTTTAGATGCAGGGGTAAAGATATATGAATACGAAAAAGGTTTTCTCCATAGTAAAGTTGTCATTGTCGATTCTGATTTAGCTTCAATTGGGACAGCGAATATGGATATGAGAAGTTTTCATTTGAACTTTGAAGTAAATGCCTTTTTATATGATACAGATAGCATTCGAAAACTTGTTCAAGATTTTAAAGACGATTTAGAAGAATCAAGTGAAATTCATGTCGATCGTTTTCATAAAAGGCGTCTTCATAGACGAATTGTTGAATCAACGTACCGGTTATTATCACCTTTATTATAA
- a CDS encoding competence protein CoiA: protein MIPIFIAKRENGEKIHLLDHHDEELLHHMRKRESFFCIACGKEVLMRLGKQKRWHFAHKKVDSCLAFYEAESTYHMYGKELLYRWFKRQNVHVEIEHYLPEIQQRPDIFIERAGRKIAIEYQCANLSIEQLCKRTYSYWQAGIQVIWIIGGNQLKKHSAYWMKFSSIMAFSLQSYPQPLLIFFCSKQKSFMKCTFITSFSTSIAFSHIIYLPIETTTFEMLFSPVPFQREVLKREWKRRKDYFRQNALPILNYNHKSLLRLLYQCKCNPANFPSEIGVPLPSSFAFQTNSFIWQAFLYMKCIGELAVGDCISLKYVCGYIKKYTKRRMLPYFSQHIWKVAVTEYMTFLCYAGVLYKVGMYTYRKIRDAVPLKTGGEIIKHDEICLAHALSLFEAKFNMRGGKGDIIKTDREGIT, encoded by the coding sequence GTGATTCCGATATTTATCGCAAAAAGAGAAAATGGAGAAAAAATTCATCTACTCGATCATCATGATGAAGAGCTTTTACACCATATGCGTAAAAGGGAAAGTTTCTTTTGCATAGCTTGCGGGAAGGAAGTACTAATGAGATTAGGAAAACAAAAAAGGTGGCATTTTGCTCATAAGAAAGTAGATTCATGTTTAGCCTTTTATGAAGCAGAATCTACATATCATATGTACGGTAAAGAATTGTTATATCGGTGGTTCAAACGCCAAAATGTTCATGTAGAGATAGAGCATTATCTGCCAGAGATTCAGCAACGACCGGATATTTTTATAGAGAGAGCAGGGAGAAAAATTGCGATTGAATATCAATGCGCAAATCTTTCCATAGAACAGCTCTGCAAACGAACCTATTCGTATTGGCAAGCTGGTATACAGGTCATTTGGATTATTGGTGGAAATCAATTGAAAAAGCACTCTGCATACTGGATGAAATTCTCCTCAATTATGGCTTTCTCCTTACAATCTTATCCTCAGCCACTTCTTATTTTCTTCTGTTCGAAACAAAAATCATTTATGAAATGCACGTTTATCACTTCATTTTCTACAAGCATTGCTTTCTCACATATTATATATTTACCAATTGAAACGACTACTTTTGAAATGCTCTTTTCTCCTGTTCCTTTCCAAAGGGAAGTATTAAAACGAGAATGGAAGAGGCGAAAGGACTATTTTCGTCAAAACGCTTTGCCCATCTTGAATTATAATCATAAGTCACTATTACGCCTCTTATACCAATGTAAATGTAACCCAGCAAATTTTCCTTCTGAAATTGGTGTGCCACTCCCGTCCTCATTTGCTTTTCAGACAAATTCATTTATATGGCAAGCTTTTCTATATATGAAGTGTATAGGTGAGCTTGCGGTAGGGGATTGTATTTCCCTCAAGTACGTGTGTGGTTATATAAAAAAGTATACGAAAAGGCGTATGCTCCCGTACTTTTCACAGCATATATGGAAAGTGGCAGTTACTGAATATATGACATTTTTATGTTATGCAGGTGTGTTGTATAAGGTAGGGATGTATACGTACCGAAAAATAAGGGATGCTGTTCCGTTAAAAACAGGGGGAGAAATTATAAAGCATGATGAAATATGTTTAGCGCATGCGCTATCTTTATTTGAGGCAAAATTTAACATGAGAGGAGGAAAAGGGGATATAATAAAGACTGATCGTGAAGGAATTACATAA
- the pepF gene encoding oligoendopeptidase F, which yields MSEQNTAKTLPDRNEIEESSTWRLEDIFQTDTEWEKEFQAIKELLPKLTEFKGKLGDSANNLLEALQYEDEISMRLGKLYTYAHMRYDQDTTNSVYQALNDRATNLYSQVSSSTAYIVPEILSISEDTLQTFLKENRDLSVYEHALEEITRQRPHVLSEAEEALLAEASEVMSTSSNTFGMLNNADLKFPSIKGEDGEEVEITHGRYIQFLESDDRRVREDAFKAVYETYGKYKNTFASTLSGAVKRNNFNARVRKYDSARQAALSNNNIPEAVYDQLIESVNDNLHLLHRYIDIRKRALGLDELHMYDLYTPLVPEVKMNVKYEEAQDMLLKSLHVLGDEYVDILKEAYENRWVDVYENKGKRSGAYSSGAYGTNPYILMNWHDNVNNLFTLAHEFGHSVHSYYTRKTQPHVYGDYSIFVAEVASTCNEALLNDYLLKTTEDKKERLYLLNHYLEGFRGTVFRQTMFAEFEHIIHKKVQEGHAVTPDMLTEIYYDLNKKYFGDALVIDEEIGLEWSRIPHFYYNYYVYQYATGFSAATALSKQILEEGQPAVERYINEFLKAGSSDYPIEVLKKAGVDMASPEPVKEALQVFEEKLNELEALLFEEK from the coding sequence ATGTCTGAACAAAATACAGCAAAAACATTACCAGATCGTAACGAGATTGAAGAATCAAGTACGTGGAGATTGGAAGATATTTTCCAAACGGATACAGAGTGGGAAAAAGAATTCCAAGCTATTAAAGAGCTATTACCGAAGTTAACTGAATTTAAAGGGAAACTCGGTGACTCTGCGAACAATTTACTTGAAGCATTGCAATATGAAGATGAAATTTCAATGCGATTAGGTAAGTTATATACATATGCACATATGCGTTACGATCAAGATACAACAAACTCTGTGTATCAAGCGTTAAATGACCGCGCGACAAATTTATATTCACAAGTATCTAGTAGCACAGCATATATTGTGCCTGAAATTTTATCGATTTCAGAAGATACACTGCAAACATTCTTAAAAGAAAATAGAGACTTAAGTGTATATGAACATGCATTAGAAGAAATTACGCGCCAACGTCCGCACGTATTATCTGAAGCGGAAGAGGCTTTATTAGCAGAAGCATCTGAAGTAATGAGTACGTCAAGTAATACATTTGGTATGTTGAATAATGCGGATTTGAAATTCCCATCTATTAAAGGTGAGGATGGAGAAGAAGTAGAGATTACACATGGTCGTTACATTCAGTTTTTAGAAAGTGATGATCGTCGTGTGCGCGAAGATGCATTTAAAGCTGTATATGAAACGTATGGAAAATATAAGAATACATTTGCAAGTACGTTAAGCGGAGCTGTGAAGCGTAATAATTTTAATGCGCGCGTTCGTAAATACGACTCTGCACGTCAAGCGGCATTAAGTAATAATAATATTCCTGAAGCAGTGTACGATCAACTTATTGAATCTGTAAATGATAATTTACACTTGTTACATCGTTACATTGATATTCGTAAGCGTGCACTAGGGCTTGATGAGCTTCATATGTATGATTTATATACACCGCTTGTACCAGAAGTGAAAATGAACGTGAAGTATGAAGAAGCGCAAGACATGTTATTAAAATCTTTACATGTACTTGGTGATGAGTATGTTGATATTTTAAAAGAAGCATATGAAAATCGTTGGGTAGATGTGTATGAGAATAAAGGAAAACGAAGCGGAGCATATTCATCTGGTGCATATGGAACAAATCCTTATATTTTAATGAACTGGCATGATAATGTAAATAATTTATTTACACTTGCTCATGAATTTGGTCATTCTGTGCATAGTTACTATACAAGAAAAACGCAGCCGCACGTATACGGTGACTATTCAATCTTTGTTGCGGAAGTAGCATCAACCTGTAATGAGGCGTTGCTAAACGATTACTTATTAAAAACGACAGAAGATAAGAAAGAACGACTATACTTATTAAATCATTATTTAGAAGGATTCCGTGGTACTGTATTCCGTCAAACGATGTTCGCAGAGTTTGAGCATATTATTCATAAGAAAGTACAAGAGGGACATGCGGTTACGCCAGACATGTTAACGGAGATCTACTATGATTTAAATAAGAAATATTTCGGTGATGCTTTAGTAATTGATGAAGAAATTGGTTTAGAGTGGTCACGTATTCCGCACTTCTACTACAACTATTACGTATACCAATACGCAACAGGATTTAGTGCAGCAACTGCTCTATCTAAACAAATTTTAGAAGAAGGGCAACCAGCAGTAGAACGCTATATTAATGAGTTCTTAAAGGCAGGAAGTTCGGATTATCCAATTGAAGTGCTGAAAAAAGCTGGAGTAGATATGGCATCTCCAGAACCGGTAAAAGAAGCATTGCAAGTGTTTGAAGAGAAATTAAATGAATTAGAAGCATTATTATTTGAAGAGAAGTAA